The following proteins are encoded in a genomic region of Phycisphaera sp.:
- a CDS encoding NeuD/PglB/VioB family sugar acetyltransferase, with protein MSGSLVLVGGGGHAKVVADAARAAGFNVAGFVDDDPEAKVPALEWLGGLDRAREPWIVCIGDVGTRMRVLGSLHGQAAMVLHPAAILSERVEIGLGAFVGPGAVVNADAVVEDHAIVNSAAVVEHDARVGRGSHVAPGAVLCGNVDVGVGCLIGAGAVVLPGVGVGDGAIVGAGAVVTGAVPPRTRAVGVPARLLDARGARGVRHL; from the coding sequence GTGAGCGGTTCACTCGTTCTTGTTGGCGGCGGCGGGCACGCGAAGGTCGTGGCTGATGCCGCCCGCGCGGCGGGTTTCAACGTGGCGGGGTTTGTCGATGACGATCCCGAGGCGAAGGTGCCGGCACTGGAGTGGCTCGGCGGGCTCGATCGAGCGCGCGAGCCCTGGATTGTTTGCATCGGTGATGTTGGCACGCGGATGCGGGTTCTTGGCTCGCTGCATGGCCAGGCGGCGATGGTGTTGCATCCCGCCGCGATCCTGAGCGAGCGCGTGGAGATCGGGCTGGGGGCGTTCGTTGGCCCCGGAGCGGTGGTGAACGCCGACGCGGTTGTGGAAGACCACGCGATCGTGAACAGCGCGGCCGTCGTCGAGCACGATGCGCGGGTGGGGCGTGGGAGCCATGTCGCGCCCGGGGCCGTGTTGTGCGGCAACGTGGATGTTGGCGTGGGGTGCCTGATCGGTGCGGGCGCGGTGGTGCTGCCGGGCGTTGGGGTTGGCGATGGCGCGATCGTGGGCGCGGGGGCCGTGGTTACCGGGGCGGTGCCGCCTCGGACGCGGGCGGTTGGGGTGCCGGCGCGGCTGCTGGACGCTCGAGGTGCCCGCGGAGTACGGCACCTATAG
- a CDS encoding glycosyltransferase, with translation MPQADSSTTVNPSTPADDESRANPGDRPRIVLAHDWLVGLRGGERVLHHIARVAQSLGHVEAILTMFDDGQPLTPELDALPRQVSTLGNLPGSLRARRWMLPLYPAAVGQLTYRLLGMHQRRPIDLLVSTSSAAIKGLCPPAGVPHVCYCHSPARYLWSQADQYGPLQRLGLRAFGRPLRAWDRSTAAHATAFIANSTHVAKLIEHAYGRDATVIHPPARTAFFTPGSEPRGDHWLAVGAIEPYKRFDTAIEAAKLAGTQLRIVGDGSVRADLERNAPSNVTFTGRLTDEQLRHEMRTAAVLLFPQVEDFGITAVEAQACGLPVAARNEGGALDIVQDGITGALCDGSPKALAEAANRAIACDSSDCVENAQRFSEDRFEAAIGAVLRGHLERPAAAPAPQPPASEAAPPR, from the coding sequence ATGCCTCAGGCGGATTCATCCACCACTGTAAACCCCAGCACCCCCGCCGATGATGAAAGCCGCGCGAATCCTGGGGATCGCCCGCGCATCGTCCTGGCCCACGACTGGCTCGTCGGCCTCCGCGGCGGCGAGCGCGTGCTCCACCATATCGCCCGCGTCGCCCAGAGCCTCGGCCACGTCGAAGCCATCCTCACCATGTTTGACGATGGGCAGCCGCTCACGCCCGAGCTCGACGCCCTCCCCCGCCAGGTCTCAACTCTCGGCAACCTGCCCGGCTCGCTCAGGGCCCGTCGCTGGATGCTCCCGCTCTACCCCGCCGCCGTCGGCCAGCTCACCTACCGCCTGCTGGGCATGCACCAGCGCCGCCCGATCGACCTGCTCGTCTCCACCAGCTCGGCCGCCATCAAGGGCCTGTGCCCGCCCGCCGGCGTGCCGCACGTCTGCTATTGCCACAGCCCCGCGCGATACCTCTGGTCCCAGGCCGACCAATACGGCCCGCTCCAACGCCTCGGCCTCCGCGCCTTCGGCAGGCCCCTGCGCGCATGGGACCGCTCCACCGCCGCCCACGCCACAGCCTTCATCGCCAACTCCACACACGTCGCCAAACTCATTGAGCACGCCTACGGCCGTGACGCCACCGTCATCCATCCCCCCGCACGCACCGCGTTCTTTACCCCGGGCAGCGAACCCCGCGGCGACCACTGGCTGGCGGTGGGGGCCATCGAGCCCTACAAACGCTTCGATACCGCTATCGAAGCCGCCAAGCTCGCCGGAACACAACTCCGCATCGTTGGCGATGGCAGCGTACGTGCCGACCTCGAACGCAACGCCCCGAGCAACGTCACCTTCACCGGCCGCCTGACCGACGAGCAACTCCGCCACGAGATGCGCACCGCCGCCGTCCTGCTCTTTCCCCAGGTCGAAGACTTCGGCATCACCGCCGTCGAGGCCCAGGCCTGCGGCCTCCCCGTCGCCGCAAGGAACGAAGGTGGCGCACTCGACATCGTGCAAGACGGCATCACCGGCGCTCTGTGCGATGGCTCACCCAAGGCGCTCGCCGAAGCCGCCAATCGCGCGATCGCATGCGATTCAAGCGATTGTGTCGAGAACGCCCAACGCTTCAGCGAAGACCGCTTCGAGGCCGCTATAGGTGCCGTACTCCGCGGGCACCTCGAGCGTCCAGCAGCCGCGCCGGCACCCCAACCGCCCGCGTCCGAGGCGGCACCGCCCCGGTAA
- a CDS encoding amidohydrolase produces the protein MNPPEASQTVHRRTPANLLGLDYLAEAGRFGPPAVPIIDSHAHINGVKAAPVYRKAMEAFSVARVYSQTQIAQAAAMREILGDRIRFVAIPEYMSDDRRRAMREGFFENMRRFHSEFGSRMLKFWAAPRLRDFLDPVQDADIIRIDSPLRRELASEAMSIGYMFQAHIADPDTWFATKYADASKYGAKAEHYEPLERMADDFPVPWLVAHMGGWPEDLGFLDGLLTRHDNIHLDTSATKWMVRELSKHPRDAFLAFLEKWRGRILFGSDIVTLDDHFEASDDANNRFGAHQASGEAEAFDLYASRYWALRTMFEREYAGPSPIADPDLMMVEPEKFDAMSSPALKGFALPEDLLRVVYAGAAESLLERWWAEH, from the coding sequence ATGAATCCGCCTGAGGCATCCCAGACTGTACATCGCCGGACTCCTGCAAACTTGCTGGGCTTGGACTATCTGGCCGAGGCCGGGCGGTTCGGGCCGCCGGCGGTGCCGATCATCGACAGCCACGCGCACATCAACGGCGTGAAGGCGGCCCCGGTGTATCGCAAGGCGATGGAGGCTTTCAGCGTGGCGCGGGTGTACTCGCAGACGCAGATCGCCCAGGCGGCGGCGATGCGGGAGATCTTGGGCGACAGGATCCGGTTCGTGGCGATCCCCGAGTACATGTCCGACGATCGGCGGCGGGCGATGCGGGAGGGGTTCTTCGAGAACATGCGGCGGTTCCATAGCGAGTTCGGCTCGCGGATGCTGAAGTTCTGGGCGGCACCGCGGCTGCGGGATTTTCTTGATCCGGTGCAGGACGCGGACATCATCCGAATCGACAGCCCGCTGCGGCGGGAGCTGGCGAGCGAGGCGATGTCGATTGGGTACATGTTCCAGGCGCACATCGCCGACCCGGACACGTGGTTTGCCACGAAGTACGCCGACGCGAGCAAGTATGGTGCGAAGGCCGAGCACTACGAGCCGCTGGAGCGGATGGCCGATGACTTCCCGGTGCCGTGGCTGGTGGCGCACATGGGCGGGTGGCCCGAAGACTTGGGATTTCTCGATGGGTTGCTGACACGGCATGACAACATCCATCTCGACACATCGGCAACGAAATGGATGGTGCGCGAGCTGAGCAAGCACCCGCGGGACGCGTTCCTGGCATTCCTTGAAAAGTGGCGCGGGCGCATCTTGTTTGGGTCGGACATCGTGACGCTGGACGACCATTTCGAGGCGAGCGACGACGCGAACAACCGGTTTGGCGCGCATCAGGCGAGTGGTGAGGCCGAGGCGTTCGACTTGTACGCGAGCCGATATTGGGCGCTGCGGACGATGTTTGAGCGGGAGTATGCTGGGCCGAGCCCGATCGCGGACCCGGACTTGATGATGGTGGAGCCGGAGAAGTTTGACGCGATGAGTTCGCCGGCGCTCAAGGGGTTTGCGTTACCCGAAGACTTGTTGAGGGTTGTGTATGCGGGGGCGGCGGAGTCGTTGCTCGAGCGGTGGTGGGCGGAGCACTAG
- a CDS encoding isocitrate lyase/phosphoenolpyruvate mutase family protein, translated as MPVTTTETEQDTSATPSQRLRAAMDKGCVMAPGAFNGLTARAVARQGFEAAYVSGAATSAAAGVPDVGLLTLDRFAAVVREVVDGSRLAPGGPALPVIADADTGFGEEEMTRRTVIEYQRAGAAGLHLEDQVFPKRCGHLDGKTLIPTDQAASKIEWAARAAKDTSDPNFIICARTDARGVNDIDDAIARATQYAKAGASMIFPEGLKDESEFEQFAKAMQGAQVGDTGKPPYMLANMTEFGKTPIIPRDRFAEIGYHIVIFPVSTLRIAMKAVDDMLANLAANGSVERSLGNMQTRAELYDLLGYTPGEPWSFR; from the coding sequence ATGCCAGTAACCACCACAGAAACCGAACAAGATACCTCCGCTACCCCCTCCCAGCGCCTCAGGGCCGCTATGGACAAGGGCTGCGTCATGGCTCCGGGCGCCTTCAACGGCCTGACAGCCCGCGCCGTCGCCCGCCAGGGGTTTGAGGCCGCCTACGTCTCGGGCGCCGCCACCAGCGCAGCCGCGGGCGTGCCCGATGTTGGCCTGCTCACCCTCGACCGCTTCGCCGCCGTTGTCCGTGAGGTCGTCGACGGCTCGCGACTCGCCCCCGGCGGCCCGGCCCTGCCCGTCATCGCCGACGCCGACACCGGCTTCGGCGAGGAAGAAATGACCCGCCGCACCGTGATCGAGTACCAGCGCGCCGGCGCGGCCGGCTTGCATCTCGAAGACCAGGTCTTCCCCAAGCGTTGCGGCCACCTCGACGGCAAGACGCTCATCCCCACCGACCAAGCCGCCAGCAAGATCGAGTGGGCCGCCCGCGCCGCCAAAGACACAAGCGACCCCAATTTCATCATCTGCGCGCGTACCGACGCTCGCGGTGTCAATGACATCGACGATGCCATCGCCCGCGCCACCCAATACGCCAAGGCCGGCGCCAGCATGATCTTCCCAGAGGGCCTCAAGGATGAGAGTGAGTTCGAGCAATTCGCCAAAGCCATGCAGGGCGCCCAAGTCGGAGACACCGGCAAGCCCCCCTACATGCTCGCCAACATGACCGAGTTCGGCAAGACCCCCATCATCCCCCGCGACCGCTTCGCCGAGATCGGCTACCACATCGTGATCTTCCCGGTCTCGACCCTGCGCATCGCGATGAAAGCCGTCGACGACATGCTCGCCAACCTCGCCGCCAACGGCAGCGTCGAGCGTTCGCTGGGCAACATGCAGACCCGCGCCGAGCTCTACGACCTTCTGGGCTACACGCCAGGCGAGCCTTGGAGCTTCCGGTAA
- the apaG gene encoding Co2+/Mg2+ efflux protein ApaG → MDPHAIGLTSSADPGQHGSDTITPVKTDAGEASVRVRVRPEYLPSRSDPRQPMHVFAYHITIDYQAETGAPMVQLVDRYWRIVDAHGTEQIAQGEGLVGQQPTLRPGEQFEYASYSPIRTSWGTMEGRFGLVLLDGRDQPTSRQIVDVGRFYLVSE, encoded by the coding sequence ATGGACCCACACGCCATAGGACTCACGAGCAGCGCCGATCCCGGCCAGCACGGGTCGGACACGATCACGCCTGTCAAGACAGACGCGGGCGAGGCTTCGGTGCGCGTGCGGGTTCGCCCGGAGTATCTGCCATCGCGCAGCGATCCGCGGCAGCCGATGCACGTGTTCGCGTATCACATCACGATCGACTACCAGGCCGAGACCGGTGCGCCGATGGTGCAGTTGGTCGACCGGTATTGGCGCATCGTCGATGCGCACGGGACCGAGCAAATCGCGCAGGGGGAAGGGCTCGTCGGCCAGCAGCCCACGCTGCGGCCGGGCGAGCAATTCGAGTACGCGAGCTACAGCCCGATCCGCACGAGCTGGGGCACGATGGAGGGCCGGTTCGGCCTCGTGCTGCTCGACGGGCGGGATCAGCCCACGTCGCGGCAGATCGTTGATGTCGGCCGGTTCTATCTGGTTTCAGAGTAG
- the kynU gene encoding kynureninase yields MRDLDANTLFEEAAKLDAADPLKGERASFAIPKDPADNDLAYFTGNSLGLMPLSARAAVEQELDDWAKLAVDGHLNAKNPWFGYHERFRESGARLVGAKPGEVVMMNGLTANLHFMLASFYQPKGGRTKIVVEDALFPSDDYAVESHVQHRGLDASENIIRLRPRNGEETLRTDDIIEAIKQAGDTLALVMLAGVQYRTGQWFDMPAITEAGHRAGALVGWDCAHAAGNAPLQLHDCNADFAVWCSYKYLNSGPGAIAGCFVHERHGNNPSLPRLAGWWGNDPNTRFKMESGFVPRKGADGWQLSNPPILAMAPLAASLEIFDRVGMPALREKSLKLTAFLERAVLSVAPAARIITPTDPNQRGCQLSISFGDRAKAIRDTLQEHGVVADFREPDVVRLAPVPLYNTFADVARAATTIAQSTAPANA; encoded by the coding sequence GTGAGGGACCTAGACGCGAACACCCTGTTCGAGGAAGCCGCGAAGCTCGACGCCGCCGACCCATTGAAAGGCGAGCGCGCCAGCTTCGCGATCCCGAAAGACCCCGCCGACAACGACCTGGCCTACTTCACCGGCAACTCCCTTGGCCTCATGCCCCTGAGCGCCCGGGCCGCCGTCGAGCAGGAACTCGACGACTGGGCCAAGCTCGCCGTCGACGGCCACCTGAACGCGAAGAACCCCTGGTTCGGCTATCACGAGCGCTTCCGCGAGAGCGGGGCCCGCCTCGTCGGCGCGAAACCCGGCGAGGTCGTGATGATGAACGGCCTGACCGCCAACCTGCACTTCATGCTGGCGAGCTTCTACCAGCCCAAGGGCGGCCGCACGAAGATCGTGGTGGAAGACGCCCTCTTCCCCAGCGACGACTACGCCGTCGAGAGCCACGTCCAGCATCGAGGGCTGGACGCCAGCGAGAACATAATCCGCCTGCGCCCACGCAACGGCGAGGAAACGCTCCGCACCGACGACATCATCGAGGCCATCAAGCAAGCCGGCGATACGCTCGCCCTGGTCATGCTCGCCGGCGTGCAATACCGCACCGGCCAGTGGTTCGACATGCCCGCCATTACCGAGGCTGGCCATCGCGCGGGCGCACTCGTCGGCTGGGATTGCGCCCACGCCGCCGGCAATGCGCCTCTGCAATTGCACGATTGCAACGCAGACTTCGCCGTCTGGTGCAGCTACAAATACCTCAACTCGGGCCCTGGCGCCATCGCCGGCTGCTTCGTCCACGAACGCCATGGCAACAACCCAAGCCTCCCCCGCCTGGCCGGCTGGTGGGGCAACGACCCGAACACACGATTCAAGATGGAATCCGGATTCGTCCCGAGAAAGGGCGCCGACGGCTGGCAGCTCTCCAACCCGCCCATCCTTGCGATGGCACCGCTTGCCGCCTCGCTTGAGATCTTCGACCGCGTGGGCATGCCCGCCCTTCGTGAGAAGAGCCTGAAGCTCACCGCCTTCCTCGAACGGGCCGTCCTGAGCGTCGCGCCCGCCGCACGCATCATCACGCCCACCGATCCCAACCAGCGCGGCTGCCAGCTCAGCATCTCGTTCGGTGATCGCGCCAAGGCAATCCGCGATACGCTCCAAGAGCACGGCGTGGTCGCCGACTTCCGCGAGCCCGACGTCGTCCGCCTCGCTCCCGTGCCGCTCTACAACACCTTCGCCGACGTCGCACGCGCGGCCACGACCATAGCCCAGTCCACCGCGCCCGCGAACGCCTGA
- a CDS encoding amidohydrolase, with translation MRYCLPKPRETSMFKIDLHTHMLPPTVPDFAAKFGYGDWVNLTPIPADDPGDFAGGARMSINGNFFRDVKPNCLHADARLRDMELHNVQVQVVSTVPVMFNYWAKAEHALEAAVLLNDDLADRCRAHPDRFIALGTLPMQDPKLAVKELERCMKDLGMAGIQIGSHIERPGEADWNLWEPALFDVFEACQDLGASILVHPWDMMGRDQMGKYWLPWLVGMPAETARAVCALIFGGVFERLPDLRVCFAHGGGSFPYTIGRIEHGYNSRPDIVAVDSEHNPWSYLADYGRPARFWVDSAVYSRNALRYLIAMMDERRVALGSDYPFPLGEARPGAMIDSMYDLTDKTKRQLMSGSALEFLGMEADAFPDLIEEREAARERAATFPAESAQTGSEAGK, from the coding sequence GTGCGCTACTGCCTGCCCAAGCCCCGCGAGACTTCCATGTTCAAGATCGACCTCCACACCCACATGCTCCCCCCAACAGTGCCCGATTTTGCCGCCAAGTTTGGCTACGGCGATTGGGTCAACCTCACGCCCATCCCCGCCGATGACCCCGGCGACTTCGCCGGCGGGGCGCGGATGTCGATCAACGGGAACTTCTTCCGCGACGTCAAGCCCAACTGCCTGCACGCCGACGCCCGGCTGCGCGACATGGAACTGCACAACGTCCAGGTGCAGGTCGTCTCGACGGTGCCGGTGATGTTCAATTACTGGGCCAAGGCGGAGCACGCCCTCGAGGCCGCCGTGCTGCTCAACGACGACCTGGCCGACCGCTGCCGCGCGCACCCCGACCGCTTCATCGCCCTGGGCACGCTGCCGATGCAGGATCCAAAGCTGGCGGTGAAGGAACTCGAACGCTGCATGAAGGACCTGGGCATGGCCGGCATCCAGATCGGCAGCCACATCGAGCGCCCGGGCGAGGCCGACTGGAACCTGTGGGAGCCCGCCCTCTTCGACGTCTTCGAGGCCTGCCAGGACCTGGGCGCGAGCATCCTCGTCCACCCGTGGGACATGATGGGCCGCGACCAGATGGGCAAGTACTGGCTGCCGTGGCTAGTGGGCATGCCCGCCGAGACGGCCCGGGCGGTGTGCGCGCTCATCTTCGGCGGCGTGTTCGAGCGGCTGCCGGATTTACGAGTGTGCTTCGCCCACGGCGGGGGGTCGTTCCCCTACACCATCGGCCGCATCGAGCACGGCTACAACAGCCGCCCGGACATCGTCGCCGTCGACAGCGAGCACAACCCCTGGAGTTATCTTGCCGACTACGGCCGCCCGGCCCGCTTCTGGGTCGATTCGGCGGTCTACAGCCGCAACGCCCTGCGCTACCTCATCGCCATGATGGACGAGCGCCGCGTCGCGCTGGGCAGCGACTACCCCTTCCCGCTCGGCGAGGCCAGGCCCGGCGCGATGATCGACTCGATGTACGACCTCACCGACAAGACCAAACGCCAGCTCATGAGCGGCTCGGCCCTCGAGTTCCTGGGGATGGAGGCCGACGCCTTCCCCGACCTCATCGAAGAACGCGAGGCCGCCCGCGAGCGGGCCGCGACCTTCCCCGCCGAGTCCGCCCAAACCGGAAGCGAGGCGGGCAAGTGA